The nucleotide window GGTATACGCATCACTAAGCCAGAGTAGTTTTTGCCTGGGATAATGCTGCTTGTTAATGAGGTACCACACGTCCCTACTTGCCCAGCTGAAACGCGGCATAGGCCTGAATCACGCGGTTTTTGAGCTGGGGGTCGTTGGCGCTGCGCACGTCTTTGTAGTTGGCAATATCGGTGAGGCCGGCGTTGAAGCGGCCGCCGATGCGCAGGCCCGCTGTCAGCTCAAGCTCCAGGCCGGCGCAGAGGCTGAAGTCCTTGCTGTTATACTGTTCTTTCACGTCTTTGCTGACGCTGCCATACGTGGCCTGCTGGCTGGCTGGGTCTAGCCCGAGGAAGGCCGTACCGGCCTGCTTGGCCGTGAGCAACACCCCAAACTGCGGGCCGGCCTGCAAGTGCAGCTTGCTGAGCTTAAGGTCGAGCAGGATGGGCAGGTTCACGTACTGCAGCTTGGTGGCATAGTCTTCCTGTGCGTTCTTGAAGTCAGAACCCTGCACGGAGTACAGCAGCTCCGGCCGGATGGAAAGCGGCCCCACCACGTTGTAGACGTAGAACAGCCCGGCGTGGTAGGAGAACTGATAATTGGTGTTCTGGTTGATATCCTGCCCGTCGAGCACGGCCGCGTTGACGCCGCCCTTGATACCAATCTGCGCCTGGGCTGCGCTGCAAGCCAGTAGGGCGCCCAGCAGCGTAAACAGTAGTTTTTTCATAGCTGAAAAAGAGAAAGTAGAAAAGTAAAGGTAGGCGGCCGATAGGGCAGAGTCAACAGGCCGGCTGCGGCCGGGCTGCCGCCTTCAACGCCGCGAAGCCGGGCGGCAGTGTGGTCCGACTCGATTTTTTGGGCCATTTTGCGCGCCGCCGTGCCACCTCCGCCGGGCTTTGGCGTCTTTGCCGCACCGCGCTTTTTCCTATATGCCCGCTACCCCGTTCACCTTCGTGCGCCTTCGCTACCGCTCCGGCGACTGGGACGCCGTGGACGAGCGGATGCCCACCAACCTGCTGCATTCCCTTATTCAGTACACCAAAGTACCCGTGAACCAGCGGGAGAAAGTCGTGTCCCTGGATTCGCCGGAGCTGTTCAACTACCCGTTCTGCTACCTCTCGGGCCACCGGCTGGTGCAGTTTTCAGCCCAGGAAAAAAAGAACTTCGAGCAGTACGTGCGGGCCGGCGGCTTCGTGTTCGTGGACGACTGCAACCATGACATCGACGGGCTGTTTGCGCGCTCCTTCGAGGAACAGATGCGCCAGTGCTTCGGGGCCGGAGCCCTGAAGAAGCTGCCCAAAACCCACGCCCTCTACTCCCAGTTTTTCAAGTTCCCGGAAGGGCCGCCGCCCACCGGCTTCGAGCTCAACGGCTGGGGCGACGACCTGGTGCACGACTACCTGAAAGGCATCGAGTTCAATGGCCGCCTGGGCGTGCTCTACTCCAACAAGGACTACGGCTGCGAGTGGGATTACGACTTCCGCAACAAACGCTTTCTGGCCGAAGATAACACCAAGTTCGGCGTCAATATTCTGCTGTATGCGCTGACGGCGTAAGTAAACGAGCCTAGAACCGGTAGCCCAGGCTCAACCGACCATCGAATACGGCTTTATTTCTTTCGTAGAACGTTTCCGTATCATAGGTTTCTCTATCGGAGGCCGCTGGCTGATCCAAGCGTTTCCAGGCCATAACGCCCCCGGATACATCCAGCAGCAGCCGGCCGGATGCCCCGATGGGGCACTGGGCCCCCACCAATACTCCGGCCCCACCCAGCCGGGACTTATAGTCGGCCATGTAGCCGAGCGTCTGGCGCACGGCCCGGTAGCTCACGGTGGGTGCCACGTAGATACCAGCCAAGCCCGTTTGCTTGCCCTGAAAAGCGTAGTAGCGGCCCTGCAGTGCCAGGCCCGTCAGGCGTGTATCGGGGGAGCCGCCATTCATCAGGAATTCCGCGCTGCCGCTGGTGCGTTTGCCTACCTGCCGCTCGTAGCCCACCAGTACCGGCAGCAGAAAGCGCGTGTCGTAATTAAGGGCGTTGTAGGCGACATTCCGGGTGAGAATTCCACCTAAATCGAAGCGCACGGCATTGGGCAAACCGGGCCTGGGAGCGGGGGCCGGCGCTAGCTCCGACTGCGCCTGGGTACGCTGCGGGCTTAGCATAGCGCCCAGCAAAAACAGGAAAGCGGCACAGCGAGATGAGCTAAGACGGCGGGAATGGTTGTGTATCATGGCCCGAAGTAGATAGATTGGCCTCCGCGTAGCAAACTATTCGCGGGCCAGATCAGACTTTAGCCAAAGCAAAAATCCCGCATAATGACTACCCGGGAAGCATCCTTTTGCTTTTTTTCGCGGACTTTGCCTCGCCTTCACCCCTCACTTTCTCTGACTTCCTACAACTGCAGTGACCGAACAAGACGTAACCCGCCTGCTGGCTAAGCTGCCCGTACTCCGCCAGGAAATTGCCAAGGTGATTGTGGGCCAGCAGGCCGTGTTGGATGAAGTGCTGGTGGCCTTGCTGGCCGGGGGGCATGCCCTGCTGGAAGGCGTGCCCGGCCTGGCCAAAACCCTGCTGGTGCGCACCCTGGCCCAGGCCACCGACCTGCCCTTCCGCCGCATCCAGTTCACCCCGGACCTGATGCCCACCGACATCCTGGGCACCGAAGTGCTGGAGGAAGACCACGGCACCGGCCGCCGTACCTTCACCTTCCAGCCCGGGCCCATCTTCGCCAGTCTGGTGCTGGCCGACGAAATCAACCGAACGCCGCCCAAAACGCAGGCGGCGCTGCTGGAGGCTATGCAGGAAGGCCACGTGACCTACGCCGGTCAGGAGCACGCGCTGCCGAAGCCGTTTTTTTTACTGGCCACCCAGAACCCCATCGAGCAAAGCGGCACGTATCCGCTGCCCGAGGCCCAGCTCGACCGGTTTCTGCTTTACATCCACATTGGCTACCCCACCGAGCAGGAAGAGCTGGCGGTGCTGAGTGGCACCACCGGCACGGCGCGCGCCGAGGTGCAGCCGGTGCTGGGTGGCGAGGATGTGCGGCAGCTGCAGCAGCTGGTGCGGCAGGTGAGCATCAGCCCGGAGCTGCTGGGCTTTGTGAACCGGCTGGTGCGGGCCACACGCCCGGCTACTTCGACGGTGAAGTTTATTCAGGACTACGGCCGCTGGGGTGCCGGCCCCCGCGCCGGCCAGGCCCTGATTTTATGCGCCAAGGCCCGGGCCCTGCTGCAAGGCCGCTTCGCCGCTACCCTCGACGACTTGCACGCCCTGGCGCCCGCCGTGCTCCGCCACCGCGTGCTGCTCAACTTCAACGCCGAAGCCGACAACCTCACCCCCGATGACGCCGTGGCTGCCCTGCTGAAAGCGGTAGCAGTGTAGGGGGTAGTTTTTGGTGGTTAGTTTTTCGTTTTTCGCTCGAAAAGAAAAAGTGTCCCTGCTTACAGTGTGTTTGGAAATTGTCATGCTGAGCTTGTCGAAGCATGACGGAAACGACGTTTTTGCGAAATCCCAAACACGCTCTTAGTATTCACCGAAAAACAAAAAACCAATAACGAAAAACGAACTCATGCTGACCCCTGAACTCCTTCATGCGCTACGCAACCTGCCGCTGGCCGCCCGCCAGGCGGCGGAGGGCTTTCTGCACGGGCAGCACTACAGCCGGCAGCGCGGCGCCGGGCTGGAGTTCAGCCAGTACCGCCCCTACCAGCCCGGCGACGACCTGCGCCGCCTTGACTGGCGACTGGCGGCCCGCTCCGACCGGTATTACCTGCGCGAGTCGGAGGTAGAGGCCAGCCTCACGGTGCATTTGCTGCTGGATGCCACCGCCAGCATGAACCACCGGGACGACAATGGCCTCACCAAGCTCGACTATGCCCGCCTGCTGCTGGCGGCTTTGGCTTACCTGGCCCGCCAACAGGGCGACGCCGTGGCCCTCACGGTGCTGCACCCCTCCGGCCGACAGCACGTGCCATCTAGCGCCGATGACCGTCAGTTGCCGCGCCTGTTTCACACGCTGGAGCAAACCACCGCCGCCGGCCGCTTTCCGGTTGCTGCCGAGCTAACCACACTCACGGCCCGCGCCCAGCGCCGCCTGGTGGTGTGCGTGAGCGACCTGTACGAGGAAGATGCCGAAATCCGGCAGCTGCTTTCCCGCCTGCGCGCTACCGGCGCGGAAGTACTGTTGCTGCACCTGCTGGCCGGCAACGAGCTGCGCTTCACCTACCGCGGGGCCCTCACGTTTGAGGACCTGGAAACCGGCCGCACCGTGCAACTAAATGCTGATCAGCAGCGGACGGGGTGGCTCCGGCGCCAGCAGGCGTGGCTGCGCGAAACGGCCTCCGCGGCCCGCCGCCAGGGCTTCGACTACCATTTGCTGGATACCGCCGAGCCGCTGGATAAGGCCCTGCGCGTGTTTCTGCAGCGGCGGCAGACCACGCTGTAAGCAGCTTTTCTGTTGATTTGGCATCCCTCGTCTGCTTTCTTCTTTTGCTTCTATGCTTTCTTTTTCGTCGCCGGTTGGGTTGGTAGCGCTGCTGGGCTTGCTGGTGCCCCTGGCTATCTACCTCTGGAACCGGCGGCCGGGGCGCACGGTGGTGGTGGGCAGCCTGCGCTGGCTGGAAGCTGGCGCCAACCAACGACTCCGCAGCCTGAAGCCGGAGCAGCTGCTCTTGTTTCTGCTGCGCGGGGCGCTGCTGGCCTTGCTGGCGCTGGCCGTGGCGGGCCTGCGCTGGCAGCAGCCAGCCCCACCCGTGCGTGGCCAGGTGTTTATCAGCCCGGAGCTGCTGGCTTCCTCGGCCCTGACCGCCGTGCGCCCAACACTCGACTCCCTGCGCCGAAGCGGCTACGAAACCCGTGCTCTGCGTGCTGGCTTTCCAGTTATTCTCCCTACTGCCTGGGCGCGCCTCGACTCTGGCCTGACGGTGCTGCCAGCCCCGCCGCGCCAGCCCGAAAACGCCTGGGCCAGCATGCAGCAAGCCGCCGATTCATTTCCCGGTCGCCCTATTCACGTGTTTACTTCCGCTTCCCTCGCTCAGTTCCGGGGCCGCCGCCCGCTGCTGCCCGCCCAGGTACGCTGGCACCTCCTGCCCCTCCCCGATTCCAGCCAGTGGCTGCACTCCGCTTACCAACCGCACCTGGACAGCCTACGCCTGATAATCGGCCGCAGCACGGAAGACAAAGTGACGTTTCGACCGGTGAGCCTGGCAGTACCGGCTGATGGGCAGGTGCGCGTGCCGGGCCTGGGTTCGTGGCAGTATCAGGCAGGCCAGGATAGTGCTCAGCTGCTTTCGGCTACGGATACCGTGCTGGTACGTCAGCGTCCTTTCCGGGCCTGGATCCGGGCCGATGCGGCGTTTGCCGAAGACGCGCGCTACCTGCGGGCGGCCTTGCGGGCGGCCGCGCTGGGACTGGCGGCTCCCCTGCAACTCACTGTGTCCCGTCAGAATCCACCCACTGGTCAGCCACTCAATGCTCTCTTTTGGCTAAGTGCGGCCCCACTGCCTGCTTCCACTTCGCAGCAACTGAGCTCAGGAATGCAGGTCTGGCTTTTTCCTGCCAATGCGGGACGGATAGTTGACAGCCGTTTCACGCTAGGTGCTGAAGTTCCGATGATAAGCCTTAGCCGCCTGAGTACTGCCAAGCCAGCCGCCCGCCCGCAGGTGTTGTGGGCTGATGCCTTTGGTAGGCCGCTACTTACAACTCAACCGCAGGGGCAGGGCAAACAGTATCAATTTTACACCCGCCTGCACCCGGCCTGGAGCGCCCTGGGCTCTACCCCGGAACTGCCGGAGCTGCTGCTGCCACTGTTGCAGCCCGCCTCCGAGGTGCCTGCCCGCTACGACCGGCGCGTGCTGCCTCCGTCGCAAATCAGTCGGACGGATTCCGGAG belongs to Hymenobacter sp. J193 and includes:
- a CDS encoding porin family protein; this translates as MKKLLFTLLGALLACSAAQAQIGIKGGVNAAVLDGQDINQNTNYQFSYHAGLFYVYNVVGPLSIRPELLYSVQGSDFKNAQEDYATKLQYVNLPILLDLKLSKLHLQAGPQFGVLLTAKQAGTAFLGLDPASQQATYGSVSKDVKEQYNSKDFSLCAGLELELTAGLRIGGRFNAGLTDIANYKDVRSANDPQLKNRVIQAYAAFQLGK
- a CDS encoding DUF4159 domain-containing protein; this translates as MPATPFTFVRLRYRSGDWDAVDERMPTNLLHSLIQYTKVPVNQREKVVSLDSPELFNYPFCYLSGHRLVQFSAQEKKNFEQYVRAGGFVFVDDCNHDIDGLFARSFEEQMRQCFGAGALKKLPKTHALYSQFFKFPEGPPPTGFELNGWGDDLVHDYLKGIEFNGRLGVLYSNKDYGCEWDYDFRNKRFLAEDNTKFGVNILLYALTA
- a CDS encoding MoxR family ATPase, coding for MTEQDVTRLLAKLPVLRQEIAKVIVGQQAVLDEVLVALLAGGHALLEGVPGLAKTLLVRTLAQATDLPFRRIQFTPDLMPTDILGTEVLEEDHGTGRRTFTFQPGPIFASLVLADEINRTPPKTQAALLEAMQEGHVTYAGQEHALPKPFFLLATQNPIEQSGTYPLPEAQLDRFLLYIHIGYPTEQEELAVLSGTTGTARAEVQPVLGGEDVRQLQQLVRQVSISPELLGFVNRLVRATRPATSTVKFIQDYGRWGAGPRAGQALILCAKARALLQGRFAATLDDLHALAPAVLRHRVLLNFNAEADNLTPDDAVAALLKAVAV
- a CDS encoding DUF58 domain-containing protein, which encodes MLTPELLHALRNLPLAARQAAEGFLHGQHYSRQRGAGLEFSQYRPYQPGDDLRRLDWRLAARSDRYYLRESEVEASLTVHLLLDATASMNHRDDNGLTKLDYARLLLAALAYLARQQGDAVALTVLHPSGRQHVPSSADDRQLPRLFHTLEQTTAAGRFPVAAELTTLTARAQRRLVVCVSDLYEEDAEIRQLLSRLRATGAEVLLLHLLAGNELRFTYRGALTFEDLETGRTVQLNADQQRTGWLRRQQAWLRETASAARRQGFDYHLLDTAEPLDKALRVFLQRRQTTL
- a CDS encoding BatA domain-containing protein produces the protein MLSFSSPVGLVALLGLLVPLAIYLWNRRPGRTVVVGSLRWLEAGANQRLRSLKPEQLLLFLLRGALLALLALAVAGLRWQQPAPPVRGQVFISPELLASSALTAVRPTLDSLRRSGYETRALRAGFPVILPTAWARLDSGLTVLPAPPRQPENAWASMQQAADSFPGRPIHVFTSASLAQFRGRRPLLPAQVRWHLLPLPDSSQWLHSAYQPHLDSLRLIIGRSTEDKVTFRPVSLAVPADGQVRVPGLGSWQYQAGQDSAQLLSATDTVLVRQRPFRAWIRADAAFAEDARYLRAALRAAALGLAAPLQLTVSRQNPPTGQPLNALFWLSAAPLPASTSQQLSSGMQVWLFPANAGRIVDSRFTLGAEVPMISLSRLSTAKPAARPQVLWADAFGRPLLTTQPQGQGKQYQFYTRLHPAWSALGSTPELPELLLPLLQPASEVPARYDRRVLPPSQISRTDSGAAAPGFRPANLHFRDLRPWLVALAGLLFGLERLLARRPTTVSNPATTA